Genomic segment of Benincasa hispida cultivar B227 chromosome 1, ASM972705v1, whole genome shotgun sequence:
CTTCAAACCACGCCGTCGAACTCGCCGGAAAAACAAGCTCTCCAAGCTCCGCACCACCCACCATCCCTTCgactcctcctcctcctctgaTTCGAACCTCCAAACTGTAATTGAACTCGACCAAGTCGCCGCCGAAGCCTCTTCTCTCTTCTACTCCGTCTACTAttcttcccgctcccactttcGCCAGTTTCTGTCCTCGGGATTGGACGCTTTCGACGATTTGCGGACATTGGTTGCCTTCAATGACCAGAATCGCACACTGACCGTCTCTTGTCGCCGTTCCACTGTGGAATTCGTCGGTCAGTTGGTGCTATTGAGCTTCGTTGTGGCCTTTGTAGTTAAGGTTTTAATTGGGATTGGATCTCATTTACGTAACAAATTTAGTTCTGGGTATACGGCTCTTGTGTTGAGAAGGGACCGAAGCCTCGGTGGACGAGAGGTTGTTGTTGGGACTAGGAGGAGTGTTGTAGCGCGAGATAAAGCTGTGGCGAAGAAGAACAATCTTTTAGGGTTACTGGATGGTCCTCTGCCCGTGGACTCAAGGGCTATAACTGATGTTTCagatgaagtttcaaagaatAGGGTTTGGGTTGGAGAAAGGTTGCCAAAATGGTGGCCTCCGGCAGTTCCCAGACGGATTGCCACGGCGAATAGGCAGGAGTATCAGATAGAAGCTAACAGATTAGTCCGAGGTTAGTGCACAAAAATTTCTAACATGTTAAATGTTCAATGAATTTGAAAGGATCATGTAATTTTCTGATTTCATTAAGCATAATTCTCATAGTAACAAGCTGCTTCtgtatctaaaaaaaaaaactgtataACTTCCACATTAccattatattatactcattaTTGGAAATTCAAGCTGAACTTACCCACTTGATTTCCAGCCCTTGTGGACAATAGAATGAGTGGGCGGGATTTCATGGAGGACGATATTATTCAAGTGAGTGCTGTTTTTTAAAACTACTAATGGTGAACTTTGAGTATATTAAATTTATGGCATATCGAAtatcaaaatttttcatttattgttCATCATGCTTCATTCTATACAATTATTCAATGCTcgtgattttttcttttcaaacacACAAATGAGGAATAGGAAGACGGGATAAAAGTAGAATTACTTGAGTGGGAGCATTGAGGACTTTCAAAACTTTAGTTGTTAATcaagaaaattaaatgtttacCTTTTTGATTTGTTTGCCCAcctggtttttatttttctactttTGTGCTAATGGATTTTGTAAATGATGTTTATGGATAAATAGAGCGTAAACTGATCCATATCATGATGGTAGCATCGTGGTTTCATTTAATGGCTACTAAAGTGTTCAATACATGAGCAATCTGTATGTGACAGATATACAGGTGTATGGTAAAGCTAATTACTTTAATCTTGTGTCATTTTTCTACAGACCACGTCTGTAATTATTATATGACATTCCCTGCCTGATAATAcatattatgcattcaatgatTGTAGTGATTTGATTATTACCTATTGACATAAGGTTTGGGACGTACTGTaattttcttccaaaaaaatGAACAGAAACCTAGCTACTTCCAGTTTATACAATCTATAAGTTAATTGAGTATGGTTACAGTCAGTTCTATAATAATCCATTAAAAGTTATCAGAT
This window contains:
- the LOC120075661 gene encoding uncharacterized protein LOC120075661, encoding MDTTPTLSHFLPHPFTSHRHNLHFLRRLSSPDSRPLFTTLSCFKPRRRTRRKNKLSKLRTTHHPFDSSSSSDSNLQTVIELDQVAAEASSLFYSVYYSSRSHFRQFLSSGLDAFDDLRTLVAFNDQNRTLTVSCRRSTVEFVGQLVLLSFVVAFVVKVLIGIGSHLRNKFSSGYTALVLRRDRSLGGREVVVGTRRSVVARDKAVAKKNNLLGLLDGPLPVDSRAITDVSDEVSKNRVWVGERLPKWWPPAVPRRIATANRQEYQIEANRLVRALVDNRMSGRDFMEDDIIQLREICRVSGVKVSFNTENMRDSFYRASVDLILNIYSRTPIYPNLMLINGEDAPNFVAGLAEDIGIENVRAARIVSAAVAARMRSCFLQAWALVMQDRHSEANAELLKICYIIQIFPPEESSPEMEMLTLGLKKHLKVEQRESLMNMFIGVCGKDSHSTAAEALGLVLPPNIGN